In Pseudomonas sp. Leaf58, one DNA window encodes the following:
- a CDS encoding malate dehydrogenase has product MNKLSIVGAGIVGEAAAQVIAREELCRELVLMDVQGELAQGKALDVWQAAVESGSDTRVHGGGKADMLQGSELVVITAGVPRKPGQSRQDVLSTNLPIIDGIMADIKRHAPTATVLVVSNPVDVLTYRAWSLSGQGRNKVFGQAGVLDTARMKCFIAEQTGFSARDITALVLGGHGDSMVPLMRYCQIGSVPLSHFLSNAQIEQIVERTRKGGGEILGLKKLGSACDAPGVAIAQMVDAIANGRNRILPAVAILQGEYGRKDIAMGVPCVLAEEGLARVIELPLDAQEQAMFDQSADQVARDIAEMKAL; this is encoded by the coding sequence GTGAACAAACTATCAATCGTAGGTGCCGGCATCGTCGGCGAGGCGGCGGCGCAGGTCATCGCCCGGGAAGAGTTGTGCCGTGAGCTGGTGTTGATGGATGTACAAGGCGAACTGGCCCAGGGCAAGGCGCTGGATGTGTGGCAAGCCGCAGTGGAGTCGGGCTCCGATACCCGCGTTCACGGCGGCGGCAAGGCCGACATGCTGCAGGGTTCCGAGCTCGTGGTCATTACCGCAGGCGTGCCGCGCAAGCCCGGCCAGTCGCGCCAGGATGTACTCAGCACCAACCTGCCAATCATCGACGGCATCATGGCAGACATCAAACGCCATGCACCCACCGCGACGGTGTTGGTGGTCTCGAACCCGGTCGATGTGCTCACCTACCGCGCCTGGAGCCTCAGCGGGCAGGGACGCAACAAGGTGTTCGGCCAGGCGGGGGTGCTGGATACCGCGCGCATGAAGTGCTTCATTGCCGAGCAAACCGGGTTTTCTGCCCGCGATATCACGGCGCTGGTGCTGGGCGGGCATGGCGACAGCATGGTGCCGCTGATGCGCTACTGCCAGATCGGCTCGGTGCCGTTGTCGCACTTCTTGTCCAACGCGCAAATCGAGCAGATCGTGGAGCGCACGCGCAAGGGCGGCGGCGAGATTCTAGGCTTGAAGAAGCTGGGCAGCGCCTGCGATGCGCCAGGCGTGGCCATTGCGCAGATGGTGGATGCGATCGCCAATGGGCGAAATCGCATTCTGCCGGCGGTGGCGATTCTGCAAGGCGAGTACGGGCGCAAGGATATTGCCATGGGCGTGCCTTGCGTACTGGCAGAAGAGGGGCTGGCGCGGGTGATCGAGTTGCCGCTGGATGCGCAGGAGCAGGCGATGTTCGACCAGTCTGCCGATCAGGTGGCGCGGGATATAGCTGAAATGAAAGCTTTGTAA
- a CDS encoding helix-turn-helix domain-containing protein, which produces MKKLQPEERAQLVEDIVKRNAAGLDPIGTSIRRLRLEVTGLDQETFAAMCKMSTKSLYELESGKSNPKLSTLEAVLRLFGVRMGMVMTAKDKPTATLVGNTVGQLKAGGPIAVGAALASSYVVAGPKRGKSPAAAKAKKAVSRPAASRARKSSQEQ; this is translated from the coding sequence ATGAAAAAACTACAGCCTGAAGAGCGCGCCCAGCTCGTGGAAGATATCGTCAAGCGCAACGCGGCGGGGCTCGATCCAATTGGCACGTCCATCCGCCGTCTGCGGCTCGAAGTCACCGGGCTTGACCAAGAGACCTTCGCGGCCATGTGCAAGATGTCCACGAAAAGCCTGTACGAACTGGAAAGCGGGAAGTCGAATCCGAAGCTCAGCACTTTAGAGGCCGTGCTGCGTCTCTTTGGCGTGCGGATGGGCATGGTGATGACTGCCAAAGATAAGCCCACTGCAACGCTCGTCGGCAACACTGTCGGCCAGTTGAAGGCTGGTGGGCCAATCGCTGTGGGCGCGGCGCTGGCCAGTTCCTACGTGGTGGCCGGACCGAAACGAGGGAAAAGCCCTGCGGCAGCCAAAGCGAAGAAGGCAGTGTCGAGGCCGGCAGCGTCACGGGCACGGAAAAGCAGTCAGGAACAGTGA
- a CDS encoding ABC-three component system protein yields the protein MPDNKKGMRDLQIYKKTGLSFPATTLPQAMHSLPIDIFEITGVYTAPALSISKEDSRKNMAKKRVDYTPNEQSILYGETGGACPLCTLPIIFKKATSKHPEKGYEIAHIYPLNPTPLQAKALVGYSPPADSNALENVICLCPSCHRKYDKDFKIEEYLNIQEIKKRYLQEARAKLVTAECHLKEEIKELLQTIIELTPEDIEATEVELDIASVTDKLKTHASPLLKRNIKRDVLDYYVTIRDEIKILEQYDQLTVRILQNQINTYFLEMQRIIPNNKDLVFTYITQWMSKRSGKSVDAAKILTSFFVQNCEVFDVSPE from the coding sequence ATGCCAGATAATAAGAAAGGAATGCGTGATCTTCAAATATACAAAAAAACAGGTTTGTCTTTCCCAGCAACCACCCTTCCCCAAGCGATGCACTCGCTACCAATCGACATATTTGAAATCACTGGGGTATACACCGCACCAGCATTGAGCATCAGTAAGGAAGACTCTAGGAAAAACATGGCAAAGAAAAGGGTGGACTACACTCCAAACGAGCAGAGCATTCTTTATGGAGAGACTGGCGGGGCCTGTCCACTCTGCACATTACCTATTATTTTCAAGAAAGCAACATCAAAGCATCCCGAGAAAGGGTATGAGATTGCTCACATTTACCCGCTCAATCCAACACCCTTGCAAGCTAAAGCCCTAGTAGGATATTCGCCCCCTGCGGATAGCAATGCTCTCGAAAATGTAATATGCCTGTGTCCAAGTTGCCATAGAAAATATGACAAAGACTTCAAAATCGAAGAATACCTCAATATTCAAGAAATTAAGAAAAGGTATCTACAAGAGGCGCGAGCAAAGCTCGTCACAGCCGAGTGCCACCTAAAGGAAGAAATCAAAGAGCTGCTGCAAACGATTATTGAGCTAACACCTGAAGACATAGAAGCAACCGAGGTAGAACTGGATATAGCGAGCGTTACGGACAAGTTGAAAACTCATGCGAGCCCTCTACTAAAACGCAATATCAAAAGAGATGTACTTGACTACTACGTAACGATAAGAGATGAAATAAAAATTTTAGAACAATACGACCAACTAACGGTGAGAATTCTGCAAAACCAGATCAATACGTACTTCTTGGAAATGCAGCGAATAATCCCAAACAACAAAGACTTGGTATTTACTTACATCACTCAATGGATGAGCAAAAGGTCTGGCAAGTCAGTCGATGCCGCCAAGATCCTGACCTCATTTTTCGTGCAGAACTGCGAGGTCTTCGATGTTAGTCCCGAGTAA
- a CDS encoding amino acid ABC transporter permease, translating into MSTFPPSPKPAAKTAGAGLFGFRTRLLLTWLALFGLFVAFFLSFDLKFSIILEKFPNLAGFKLGPNGFLQGAALTLFLCLCSMVVSVLFGFAAALARLSNSAVLVGVASFYTSFFRGTPLLIQILLIYLGLPQLGLVPGAISAGIIALSLNYGAYLSEIFRAGILGVARGQREAALALGMRTPQIFWHIILPQAMRVIIPPTANQFISMLKDSSLISVMGVWEVMFLAQSYGRSSYRYLEMLTTAAVIYWVLSILLELVQARLERHFGKAYQR; encoded by the coding sequence ATGAGCACCTTCCCCCCGTCCCCCAAGCCCGCGGCCAAAACCGCGGGCGCCGGCTTGTTCGGCTTTCGTACCCGGTTGCTGCTGACCTGGCTGGCGCTGTTTGGCCTGTTCGTTGCGTTTTTCCTCAGCTTCGACCTGAAGTTTTCCATCATCCTGGAGAAGTTCCCCAACCTCGCCGGCTTCAAGCTGGGGCCTAACGGCTTCCTGCAAGGTGCCGCGCTCACCCTGTTCCTGTGCCTGTGCTCGATGGTGGTGTCGGTGCTGTTCGGCTTTGCCGCCGCGTTGGCGCGCTTGTCGAACAGCGCGGTGCTGGTGGGCGTCGCCAGTTTTTACACCTCGTTCTTCCGTGGTACACCGCTGCTGATCCAGATTCTGCTGATTTACCTGGGGCTACCGCAGCTGGGCCTGGTACCGGGCGCCATCAGCGCCGGCATCATCGCCCTGTCGCTTAACTACGGTGCCTACCTGAGCGAAATCTTCCGCGCCGGCATCCTCGGCGTCGCACGCGGGCAGCGTGAAGCGGCACTGGCGCTGGGCATGCGCACGCCGCAGATCTTCTGGCACATCATCCTGCCCCAGGCCATGCGGGTGATCATTCCGCCCACAGCCAACCAGTTCATCTCGATGCTGAAAGATTCATCGCTGATATCGGTGATGGGGGTGTGGGAAGTGATGTTTCTGGCGCAGTCGTACGGGCGATCGAGCTATCGGTACCTGGAGATGCTGACCACGGCGGCGGTGATTTACTGGGTATTGTCGATTTTGCTGGAGCTGGTGCAGGCGCGGCTGGAACGGCATTTTGGCAAGGCTTATCAGCGCTAG
- a CDS encoding PIN domain-containing protein, translated as MDDFEPTLDFAALSIDSSILRGQRYNFDGGILKQLEQFDGSIIPIIQPDVVHREGLRHLTAEIDQNLRSARSSLKALSKYMPSAATSDHFSEKLSSTVVASQMATERFQSFYSNINAQVISASKVNVNELMDLYFNTLPPFENKAEKKSEFPDAIALLSLECWASENDKVMVVVSKDKGWHSYAKDSQWLHVVSELPHALSLFQPHTKITKIIERLRKDGTLENSGPLYEKIIIALSNATANMEPEIQANSFHHYEYDDLQLEYVDHQLALASDTDELLVNIVSIEDNSAVIGIKALVTVHATASFNFSQYDSIDKDYVSLGGVEASIETTYETDVLIYFGGNWTDYERSVTHEEIEVIGELEFLDFGEVSPDYSSDRDEEHLWEWEQHKKEEAKAATDYKPSS; from the coding sequence ATGGATGACTTCGAACCAACATTAGACTTCGCTGCACTTTCCATAGACAGCAGTATCTTAAGAGGCCAGCGATACAATTTCGACGGAGGCATACTAAAGCAACTCGAACAATTCGATGGTAGCATTATCCCCATTATCCAACCTGACGTCGTTCATCGGGAGGGGCTAAGACATTTAACTGCAGAAATTGATCAAAATCTAAGATCTGCACGAAGCAGCCTCAAGGCCTTATCTAAATATATGCCCAGTGCAGCCACATCGGATCATTTCTCAGAAAAGCTGAGTTCTACAGTTGTCGCATCTCAGATGGCCACCGAGCGATTTCAGAGCTTCTATTCAAATATCAATGCACAAGTCATTTCGGCGTCTAAAGTTAATGTCAACGAGTTAATGGACCTATATTTCAACACACTACCTCCATTCGAGAATAAGGCTGAGAAAAAAAGCGAATTTCCTGATGCAATAGCTTTACTATCGCTGGAGTGCTGGGCTAGTGAAAATGATAAGGTCATGGTTGTAGTAAGTAAAGATAAAGGGTGGCACTCCTATGCTAAAGATTCTCAGTGGCTCCACGTAGTCAGCGAATTGCCGCATGCACTTTCCTTGTTCCAGCCTCATACCAAAATCACTAAGATAATTGAGCGGCTACGAAAAGACGGAACTCTGGAGAACAGCGGACCATTATATGAAAAAATAATTATTGCATTATCCAACGCCACTGCAAATATGGAGCCCGAAATACAAGCCAATTCTTTTCACCATTATGAGTACGACGATCTCCAACTCGAATATGTTGATCATCAGTTAGCGCTAGCATCTGACACGGACGAGCTTTTAGTCAATATCGTTTCTATCGAAGACAATTCCGCTGTAATAGGGATTAAAGCACTTGTTACAGTGCACGCCACTGCATCATTCAACTTCTCCCAATACGATTCGATAGATAAAGACTACGTAAGCTTGGGCGGAGTAGAGGCCTCGATTGAAACCACATACGAGACCGACGTACTAATCTATTTTGGGGGTAATTGGACTGACTATGAAAGAAGCGTCACTCACGAAGAAATAGAAGTAATTGGTGAGCTAGAGTTCCTTGATTTCGGTGAAGTGTCACCCGACTACTCTAGCGACCGAGATGAAGAGCATTTATGGGAGTGGGAGCAACATAAGAAGGAGGAGGCAAAAGCGGCTACTGACTATAAGCCTTCGAGTTAA
- a CDS encoding DUF2326 domain-containing protein, with amino-acid sequence MLKKIKCELFNHKEIIFHEGLNIILGDDDAKNSIGKSSALMVVDFAMGGNSLLNDKAGVIQSLGHHEYFIEFQFDKKPLYICRSTAEPDLVDICDDQYKVSNTIPLEDYKDALKFHYGIFVQESPFRSIVSAFSRIWNKGELDPEHPFSGSPKESQGTSISRLIDVFGRTSDIAEERAILESFISRKNLMMKSMAAEIIPNIKKSQYKRNEKLISDNAKLIEDMKHSFSGALSAYEALFDENIRSLQQSKNDLSQQKTLLQVRSERLSKDISGVNPRVAANIALVVEFFPNADISRLEQIEAFHQKISSLVKKELRAELTALQGKELELSGEIDQLDKQVRDTLTAKGTPSDLFSRVFELKELTDKAIEENKFYDQKTGLQESARRSKERLESIFTRIFIDIESAINKKLIKFNRVVYGKNRNPSQLRLHTSASYSFTSPEDTGTGKSYTGLIGFDLALLSLTSLPFLIHDSVIYKNIEVAATKQILRILAAVKKKQIFLAFDEASKYGSDTAGILFKHTAIKLSHNDLLYTKDWRDKK; translated from the coding sequence ATGCTTAAAAAAATCAAGTGCGAACTGTTTAATCATAAGGAAATCATCTTCCACGAAGGACTAAATATTATTCTCGGTGATGACGATGCGAAAAACTCCATCGGAAAATCATCTGCCCTCATGGTGGTCGACTTCGCAATGGGCGGTAATAGCCTTTTAAACGACAAGGCCGGTGTAATTCAGTCCCTAGGCCATCACGAATACTTTATTGAATTCCAATTCGACAAGAAACCGCTTTACATTTGCCGCTCCACCGCTGAACCCGACCTAGTAGACATTTGCGATGATCAATATAAAGTCAGCAATACCATTCCACTCGAAGATTACAAGGATGCTTTGAAGTTCCATTACGGGATATTCGTGCAGGAAAGTCCTTTCCGTTCAATTGTCAGCGCCTTTAGCAGAATCTGGAACAAGGGAGAACTTGATCCAGAACATCCGTTCTCAGGGTCACCAAAAGAATCCCAAGGAACATCGATCAGCCGTCTAATTGATGTCTTCGGACGCACAAGTGATATTGCCGAAGAGAGGGCCATTCTAGAATCTTTTATCAGCAGAAAAAATCTGATGATGAAGTCCATGGCAGCAGAAATCATCCCCAACATCAAAAAATCACAATATAAGCGAAATGAGAAACTCATCTCTGATAACGCCAAGCTAATTGAGGACATGAAGCATAGCTTTTCCGGGGCTCTCTCTGCTTATGAGGCTCTATTTGACGAAAATATCCGTAGCTTGCAGCAGAGCAAGAATGATTTAAGCCAGCAAAAAACCCTTCTTCAGGTCAGATCTGAGAGGTTGAGCAAGGATATCTCCGGCGTAAATCCAAGAGTTGCTGCGAATATTGCACTCGTTGTAGAGTTTTTCCCAAACGCAGACATTTCTAGGCTTGAACAGATAGAGGCCTTTCATCAGAAAATCTCTTCCCTTGTTAAGAAAGAACTGAGAGCAGAACTCACCGCATTACAAGGTAAGGAACTTGAACTTTCGGGTGAAATAGACCAGTTAGATAAGCAAGTTCGTGATACCCTCACTGCCAAAGGAACCCCTAGCGACCTGTTTTCTCGCGTTTTTGAACTCAAAGAGCTTACGGACAAGGCCATAGAAGAGAATAAATTTTACGACCAAAAAACAGGACTTCAAGAAAGCGCCCGCCGTTCCAAGGAACGACTTGAGAGCATATTTACTCGCATATTTATCGATATCGAATCAGCAATTAATAAAAAGCTAATTAAATTTAATCGAGTTGTATACGGAAAAAATCGAAACCCGTCACAACTGAGACTACATACCTCAGCTTCGTACAGTTTTACCTCCCCCGAAGACACAGGAACTGGTAAATCTTACACAGGACTGATTGGCTTTGACCTCGCGTTGCTCTCACTGACTTCACTGCCGTTCCTTATTCATGACTCGGTTATATACAAGAACATTGAAGTTGCAGCGACCAAGCAAATTTTGCGAATTCTGGCAGCAGTGAAGAAGAAACAAATATTCCTTGCGTTCGACGAAGCTTCAAAATATGGATCAGACACCGCGGGCATTTTATTCAAACACACCGCTATAAAACTTAGCCACAATGATCTTCTTTACACTAAAGACTGGCGAGATAAAAAATAG
- a CDS encoding ABC-three component system middle component 7, translating into MRTILAKGEQGESVAQLLAKTNEDFQDASEFLSALDILFFLGYLNVLDNGVIEYA; encoded by the coding sequence ATGCGTACTATTTTGGCTAAGGGAGAGCAAGGAGAAAGTGTCGCTCAGTTGCTAGCCAAGACAAATGAAGATTTTCAAGACGCGTCAGAATTTCTATCCGCGCTGGATATTTTATTTTTCTTGGGGTATTTAAATGTACTGGACAACGGAGTGATTGAGTATGCTTAA
- a CDS encoding reverse transcriptase domain-containing protein: MSIIKTKYLVLHPRGEALIDIVILAQAWKKTQGFIRRHNSYADVLELDRSTVNLERQLIVWAKDIQRPRFQTKEMMLVPAPKNGRWVFKKDLESGEDNFLDTTISSSLFHAWGPDSEKEDDHFDRPSLQKLRPLAHIGIRDQSLATAVMMCLAESIETIQGNPDEVDAVKARSSGLTSYGNRLHCRWSESAGNRAKANFSWGNSQTYRKYYQDYRAFLSRPRQICAESSQRIPKGKELFVVSLDLKSFYDRVDRRALINELQRLEAEFNREFHVQVDNGADQEFWDKTEKILKWRWRDSDNEQAELFNELGCKTLDLGLPQGLVASGFLANSYLIGFDKIVDKDTRENLLVEDSEIKILDYCRYVDDIRIVIEAPSHSSPLNQVKSYVTKRLQEHCKVIGAQKEIVLSEDKCSITPYRSMSSQNNVSTLMSVLGAELSGTFDIDSLAQAAGGLEGLLWISDQIEGSQEPPRSKLRLATIAAPATDVRDDTVKRFVATRLVELMRQRLAMTDLSAPDDTGESLGDRMNGGEALSHEFESTARKLIKCWAENPALVLLLRCGLDLFPHPKLLSPVLEALSAKLFETPGEPSQNEQRQIKSAEYIAADLLRAGIVETGFRDDESYPENIDIQGYREDLGSFARAIVVERNSSPWYLVQQALLYLASIGDNSVGLDDIEEPEIEESYQRLRSALLFERSSSVELLEAIPYALVAQQMHPNPRRFAAWLAEGLSSTTSVIQIQKIVNLVALERPDLLLEANGKRGTTLPKWKKFVPQSIVEIGRISASRQKDNKAVATRQLLRVMQDPLNAFGQENGLLMLARALLVMPGIEARLSDRLSPVDITVTCSDWNLLQSLPSDPEFLKVNLSDESDENNPLYESPEWVSNDRTWMYGLGRILRSALTGDFDYTARRFLVTEEVGRYRGIRSSWYKRRFGMLNSGGGMLDEPAPVSPWLSGFISILLQWPGIEFKANDAAPVSNVRTPGELLAILEKRISEQRELYGVRSKTPFYVIPTSDGTTLVDRPLRVAIVQTLRPRMEDFDTKDPTHWTPAMLSQHRRHLAQVCRLAHAKLRAWVSSRPLKDGEDEDSNIDVIIFPELAVHPEHVFFLRRLSDMLKANIFTGLTFMHSSKCGGPINQGLWLIRTDAPDQGRNIQYVWQGKLHPMKLEQQMGVKGHRPHVTLVELPIGTTSPTRLAAAICYDATDLDLVADLRDRSDVFLVSALNQDVQTFDNMVAALHFHMYQPVVLANSGEFGGSTAQVPLPKHERLVAHIHGNNQVAVSVFEIDPARFKSTKPGRSPKQVKTAPAGYKGRGR, from the coding sequence ACTTAGAACGGCAATTGATCGTGTGGGCCAAGGACATTCAGAGACCTCGGTTTCAAACTAAGGAAATGATGCTGGTGCCTGCCCCAAAAAATGGTAGGTGGGTGTTCAAGAAGGACCTTGAGTCGGGAGAGGACAATTTCTTAGATACCACTATTAGCAGCTCTTTATTTCACGCCTGGGGGCCGGATTCAGAAAAAGAAGATGATCATTTTGATCGCCCTAGTCTTCAAAAATTACGACCTCTCGCTCATATAGGAATTCGTGATCAATCTCTAGCGACTGCCGTCATGATGTGTCTTGCTGAATCCATAGAGACAATCCAAGGGAATCCGGACGAAGTTGATGCGGTTAAAGCACGCTCAAGTGGTCTTACAAGTTACGGGAATCGGCTTCACTGCCGATGGTCAGAAAGTGCTGGAAACCGCGCTAAAGCCAATTTCTCTTGGGGTAATAGCCAGACGTATCGTAAGTACTACCAAGACTATCGCGCGTTCCTATCTCGCCCACGGCAAATCTGTGCCGAGTCATCTCAACGGATACCTAAAGGAAAAGAGCTGTTCGTAGTTTCTCTTGATTTAAAGTCGTTTTATGATCGTGTGGATCGTCGGGCATTAATAAATGAGCTGCAACGCCTTGAGGCCGAGTTTAATCGGGAATTTCATGTGCAGGTAGACAACGGAGCCGACCAAGAGTTTTGGGATAAAACGGAAAAAATATTGAAATGGCGCTGGCGGGACAGCGATAATGAACAAGCTGAACTGTTCAATGAATTGGGATGTAAAACCCTCGATCTAGGGCTTCCGCAGGGTCTCGTAGCATCAGGTTTTTTAGCAAATTCATATTTAATCGGCTTTGATAAAATAGTCGACAAAGATACTCGTGAGAATTTGCTAGTTGAAGACAGTGAAATAAAAATTCTTGATTATTGCCGTTACGTAGATGATATCAGGATTGTGATTGAAGCACCAAGCCACAGCTCCCCACTGAATCAAGTTAAAAGCTACGTAACTAAAAGGCTCCAGGAACATTGTAAGGTCATCGGCGCCCAAAAAGAGATTGTCCTGTCAGAAGATAAGTGTTCTATAACTCCTTATCGATCAATGTCGTCTCAGAATAATGTTTCAACCTTGATGAGCGTGCTTGGGGCTGAGTTGAGCGGAACATTTGATATCGATTCATTAGCACAAGCTGCTGGAGGCCTAGAGGGCTTGCTCTGGATATCGGATCAGATTGAAGGATCACAAGAGCCGCCGAGGTCTAAACTAAGGCTAGCAACGATCGCTGCCCCCGCAACAGACGTTCGAGACGACACAGTCAAACGCTTTGTTGCAACTCGTCTCGTAGAGTTAATGAGACAGCGTCTAGCCATGACTGATCTCAGCGCTCCCGATGATACAGGCGAGTCCTTAGGAGATCGGATGAATGGCGGAGAGGCTCTCTCCCATGAGTTCGAATCCACAGCGCGTAAATTAATTAAATGCTGGGCAGAAAACCCCGCCCTAGTATTATTGCTCCGATGTGGACTAGATTTGTTCCCACACCCCAAATTGCTATCGCCAGTACTTGAGGCACTGAGTGCGAAGCTATTCGAAACTCCCGGCGAACCAAGTCAAAATGAACAGCGTCAAATTAAAAGTGCTGAATACATCGCCGCAGACTTACTACGTGCCGGAATTGTGGAAACCGGCTTCCGGGACGATGAGAGCTATCCCGAAAATATCGACATTCAAGGTTACAGAGAGGATCTTGGAAGCTTCGCAAGAGCTATCGTCGTAGAGCGAAATAGTTCGCCTTGGTACTTGGTGCAGCAGGCGCTACTATATTTGGCTTCGATCGGGGATAATAGTGTAGGCCTTGATGATATCGAAGAGCCTGAGATTGAGGAGTCATATCAAAGACTACGAAGCGCACTTTTATTTGAGCGTTCCAGTTCCGTTGAACTATTAGAGGCAATACCGTATGCACTTGTTGCTCAACAGATGCATCCAAATCCTCGGCGCTTTGCCGCTTGGTTAGCTGAAGGTCTTAGTTCCACCACGTCAGTTATTCAGATACAAAAAATTGTGAATTTAGTAGCTCTTGAAAGGCCTGATTTACTTCTGGAAGCGAATGGCAAGCGGGGCACCACATTACCAAAATGGAAAAAATTTGTCCCGCAATCTATAGTTGAAATTGGCCGTATCAGTGCCAGCAGGCAAAAAGACAACAAAGCAGTAGCAACGCGGCAGTTGCTTCGAGTTATGCAAGATCCATTAAATGCTTTTGGCCAAGAAAATGGGCTTTTAATGCTTGCTAGAGCTCTTCTTGTTATGCCGGGCATCGAGGCGAGACTCTCAGATAGACTTAGCCCTGTTGATATTACAGTTACATGTTCAGACTGGAATCTGTTGCAATCACTCCCGAGCGATCCTGAGTTCTTGAAGGTTAATTTGTCTGATGAGTCAGATGAGAATAACCCGCTATATGAAAGCCCAGAATGGGTTAGCAATGATAGGACCTGGATGTACGGATTGGGTCGAATTCTGAGATCAGCCTTAACAGGTGATTTTGACTACACCGCACGGAGATTCTTAGTAACAGAGGAGGTTGGGCGCTACAGAGGCATACGGAGCAGTTGGTATAAACGTCGCTTTGGAATGCTTAATTCTGGCGGCGGCATGCTGGACGAACCTGCGCCGGTTTCGCCATGGCTTTCTGGATTTATTTCAATACTCCTCCAATGGCCTGGTATCGAATTTAAAGCCAATGATGCGGCTCCAGTTTCCAACGTCCGCACACCAGGTGAGCTGTTAGCAATACTTGAAAAACGTATTTCAGAACAGCGGGAATTATATGGGGTACGTAGTAAAACCCCTTTCTACGTGATCCCTACCAGCGACGGTACCACCCTTGTGGACCGGCCGTTGCGGGTTGCGATTGTCCAGACGCTTCGTCCTAGGATGGAAGATTTCGATACTAAGGACCCTACCCACTGGACTCCAGCGATGTTGTCACAGCATCGACGTCACTTGGCTCAGGTTTGTCGGCTAGCTCACGCTAAACTGCGAGCTTGGGTATCATCTCGACCGCTAAAAGATGGAGAGGATGAGGACTCGAATATCGATGTTATTATTTTCCCTGAATTAGCAGTACATCCAGAGCACGTTTTTTTTCTACGGCGCCTTTCAGACATGCTTAAGGCCAATATCTTCACTGGACTTACATTCATGCATTCAAGCAAATGCGGAGGTCCAATTAATCAGGGGCTATGGCTAATCCGGACAGACGCTCCAGACCAGGGTCGGAATATTCAATACGTGTGGCAGGGTAAACTGCATCCCATGAAACTTGAACAACAGATGGGGGTTAAAGGGCATCGCCCTCATGTAACGCTGGTAGAGCTTCCAATAGGTACAACTTCGCCAACACGCTTAGCGGCAGCGATCTGCTACGATGCAACTGATCTTGATCTGGTAGCCGATTTACGAGACCGTTCAGATGTATTCCTAGTTTCAGCGTTGAATCAGGACGTGCAAACATTCGACAATATGGTGGCGGCACTACATTTCCACATGTATCAACCAGTAGTGCTAGCAAACTCAGGTGAGTTTGGTGGTTCTACAGCGCAAGTTCCGCTGCCTAAGCATGAACGCTTAGTAGCCCACATCCATGGTAACAATCAAGTTGCGGTCAGTGTTTTTGAAATAGATCCAGCCCGGTTCAAATCCACAAAGCCTGGGCGATCACCAAAACAGGTAAAAACTGCACCCGCCGGTTATAAAGGACGGGGACGCTGA